One genomic region from Rosa rugosa chromosome 1, drRosRugo1.1, whole genome shotgun sequence encodes:
- the LOC133727088 gene encoding IQ domain-containing protein IQM1-like, translated as MGQSNSLLASAWKEIRKYNFFDFVYNFSLISPRNGAAILRSHSFKKSSETETRTVSDESNNKFGGVNNSSRLKDCKPENVKLERNLSFKEMLGTEVCRGKNELKHKPMPALALSQPDFMFSPRPVQELDDAAVKVQKVYKSYRTRRNLADCAVVAEELWWRDTLDSPAGAKELWWKTLDSVGLKQSSVSFFDVEKPETAVSRWARARTRAAKVGKGLSKDEKAQKLALQHWLEAIDPRHRYGHNLHMYYDLWFESESSQPFFYWLDVGDGKEINLEKCSRTVLQSQCIKYLGPKERKAYEVVVKDGKLIFKQSGNLVNSTEGSKSIFVLSTTRALYVGQKKKGQFQHSSFLSGGATTAAGRLVAHDGVLEAIWPYSGHYHPTEENFMEFISFLQDNNVDLTDVKRCAIDDDYPSMKKTEGELTKQKSFKSTKSDGANATNVDGLTERAPIPAVRSEENKKVDGGSAKPPMFTMGKRLPCNWSTGNGARIGCVRDYPSDLQTRALEQVNLSPRVGHATLVNPGPIPSPRPSPKIRLSPRLAYMGLPSPRTPIAAAN; from the exons ATGGGGCAATCTAATTCCTTACTTGCCTCGGCCTGGAAAGAGATTAGGAAATACAACTTCTTCGATTTTGTTTACAACTTCAGTTTGATCAGTCCCAGAAATGGAGCTGCAATACTGAGATCACACAGCTTCAAGAAAAGTTCTGAAACCGAAACCAGGACCGTCTCCGATGAGTCTAATAACAAGTTTGGTGGCGTTAACAATTCGAGTCGGTTGAAGGATTGCAAGCCTGAAAATGTAAAATTGGAAAGGAACCTTTCGTTTAAGGAAATGTTGGGGACAGAAGTTTGCAGAGGCAAAAATGAGTTGAAGCATAAACCAATGCCGGCTCTTGCTCTGTCTCAACCTGATTTTATGTTTTCGCCTAGACCGGTTCAAGAGCTTGATGATGCAGCAGTCAAAGTTCAGAAGGTTTACAAGAGTTATCGAACTCGAAGAAACCTTGCAGATTGTGCAGTGGTGGCTGAGGAGCTATG GTGGAGAGACACATTAGATTCTCCAGCTGGCGCTAAAGAGCTATG GTGGAAAACTTTAGATTCTGTAGGTCTCAAGCAGAGTTCTGTGTCATTTTTCGATGTTGAGAAGCCAGAAACCGCCGTTTCTCGGTGGGCAAGGGCTAGGACTAGAGCTGCCAag GTTGGGAAAGGTTTGTCTAAGGATGAGAAAGCACAAAAGTTAGCTCTTCAACATTGGCTTGAAGCT ATTGATCCTCGCCATCGGTATGGACACAATTTACACATGTACTATGATTTGTGGTTTGAAAGTGAGAGCAGCCAGCCTTTCTTCTACTG GCTGGATGTTGGAGATGGCAAAGAAATAAATCTCGAGAAATGCTCGAGGACAGTTCTACAGAGCCAATGCATCAAGTACCTTGGACCG AAAGAAAGGAAAGCCTATGAAGTAGTAGTCAAAGATGGGAAGCTAATATTTAAGCAAAGTGGGAACCTTGTCAATAGCACTGAAGGTTCGAAATCGATATTTGTGCTAAGCACAACAAGGGCTTTGTATGTTGGTCAGAAAAAGAAGGGTCAGTTTCAGCATTCCAGTTTTCTATCCGGAGGTGCTACCACGGCAGCTGGAAGATTGGTTGCCCATGATGGGGTTCTTGAG GCTATTTGGCCTTACAGTGGTCATTACCACCCAACAGAAGAGAACTTCATGGAATTCATCAGCTTCCTCCAAGACAACAATGTTGATCTCACTGATGTCAAG AGGTGTGCAATTGATGATGACTATCCTTCAATGAAGAAAACTGAAGGGGAACTAACAAAGCAGAAATCATTCAAGTCAACGAAATCGGATGGTGCAAACGCAACCAATGTCGATGGCCTGACTGAGAGGGCACCAATCCCCGCCGTCCGTTCTGAAGAGAACAAGAAGGTTGATGGTGGCAGTGCAAAACCACCAATGTTCACTATGGGCAAGCGCTTGCCTTGCAATTGGTCTACTGGAAATGGAGCCAGAATCGGGTGCGTGCGAGACTATCCTAGTGACCTACAAACCAGAGCACTGGAACAAGTCAACTTATCTCCTCGTGTTGGTCATGCGACGTTGGTAAACCCTGGCCCAATTCCTTCTCCGAGGCCCAGCCCAAAGATCCGCCTCTCACCGAGGCTTGCATATATGGGCCTGCCAAGTCCAAGGACCCCAATTGCTGCAGCTAACTGA
- the LOC133737038 gene encoding EPIDERMAL PATTERNING FACTOR-like protein 3 — protein MKTSRISSFILVVSLLCWVSVTISKPFPRQPDQTPHTKGATFGSKQGVDQKSFDGVKEKYEGEEYYRGLMSRLGSIPPNCAHRCEGCVPCVPVQIPTTTDHIGVQYANYEPEGWKCKCGSTFFNP, from the exons ATGAAGACCTCAAGGATATCCAGCTTCATTCTAGTGGTTTCTCTTCTCTGTTGGGTTTCTGTAACAATTAGCAAGCCTTTTCCTCGTCAACCAG ACCAAACCCCCCATACCAAAGGAGCTACATTTGGCTCAAAACAG GGAGTTGATCAGAAAAGCTTTGATGGAGTGAAGGAGAAGTATGAAGGGGAGGAGTACTATAGAGGGCTTATGAGTAGGCTTGGGTCAATCCCACCAAACTGTGCTCACAGATGTGAAGGTTGTGTCCCTTGTGTTCCAGTTCAGATACCCACGACCACTGACCACATTGGAGTTCAATATGCCAATTATGAGCCTGAAGGATGGAAATGCAAGTGTGGTTCTACTTTCTTTAATCCATAA